Part of the Microcebus murinus isolate Inina chromosome 19, M.murinus_Inina_mat1.0, whole genome shotgun sequence genome, GAGATTCGCCATCTGCTTACCAAGGACATAATTCAAAACTCTTGCTCTCCTTGTCTTAGGAGTCCCAGGAGTGATGGGAGTTTCTGGTTTCTGTTGCATTAGGGGAgtcctttttgttgtttaagccttTATGTAAGAGAAGGGGATGCAAAGATAGGGCACAACTGACTTCATGGCCCTGTGGCGGTAGGGTGCTCCTGAGCAGAGTTGTGTAGGGCCTGGCTCCTCCTCTGTGGAGTCCTGGAGCTCGGCTGCAGCCCTAGCCACTGTGGCGATTGCCCAGGTCTTGTTCAGCACGTCCTTGCTCAGGGCGCTGTTCTTTCTCTGAGAACACATGTGAGCTCTGAGAGCATGTCAGGCCTGAGGAACAGGCCATGGTCCCAGGTCCTGGGAACACACCAAGTAGGCTCTCATTGTGCTATGCCCCATGCCCATCCTTTCTTAGGGACCTGTTACCCCAAGCTTTGGGCCTGTCACTAAGGAAGGCAGTTTTACTTGGACTGAGACTTGGGGaccaccattcttttttttttctttttttttttttacacagctAATTGGACTGAAGGGACCACCATTCTTTACTCTGTATGTGGTGTATGTCTCTGAGCACATTAAAAACGTGGCCTACATTTAAAGTGTTCAGTTTAGATCTGTATTCTAAATTATAACAAAGGTTGACCCTTCTTGCCTAGTGGTTggcaaaactttaaaatacacatttgtgCAGCAAAGTTCCCCTAGGTAGTCTCAGCCTTGGCCTTCAAGAAACAACAGAACAGCTTCCCTTGACCTGGAGCGTGTGGGGCTAGGTGCTCCAGATGGAAGAGCTTGCTCGGGAACGTAGACTCCTGCTGATGCTGAGACAGACAAGCAGTGTACATGAGAGAGGATTCTGCGTGCAGTGAGTCCTTTTCGGGTGTCCTGgagacatgtgcacacacacagcacacagtcTGGTcagttggtcttttttttttttttgagacagagtctcgctttgttgcccaggctagagtgagtgccatggcgtcagcctagctcacagcaacctcaaactcctgggctcaagggatcctcctgcctcagcctcccaagtagctgggactacaggcattcgccaccatgcccggctaattttttgtatatattagttggccaattaatttctttctatttatagtagagacggggtctcgctcttgctcaggctggtttcgaactcctggcctcgagcaatccgcccgcctcggcctcccagagtgctaggattacaggcgtgagccaccacgcccggcctggtcaGTTggtcttaaacaaacaaaaaagaaataggatcTTCTCTTGGTGGACATGATTTATCTCCCTACACCCTTTAGCCTGGTGGTGAGGAGCCTGGACTCAGCCTCCACCTACTTgttggctctgtgaccttggattaaCCACCTAACCTCTGTGCctgccttgttttttttgttttatctgtgaAGTTTGCTTGTAAGGTTACCCTGAGGATTGTGTAGCTAATGTGTGTAAACTGTGGCCTGGCCTGGGAAGCATCAGGCTCTTGGCTGTGTTTTGTTACTCTTGTTCAGACAGAGACAGCTGGTCAccgtctgtctctctttcttgttTCCCTGCTTTTGGGCCCAGGACTCAAAGAGCAGCCAGGACACCCTTGGGCTCTGGGTGGCCTGCTCTCCTCTGGCCAACATGGGAGTGGCCCTTCTTCCTGGGGTGGCGCTGGGTTGCTCCTCCAGTGCCAGGCCCTTGGACGGCCCAAGGGGGTAGGCGGGGACCTAGGGTGTGACACATGGAGGTGTGTGCCCTTGACCCCAGTTCTTTTTGCTGTTTGTGCCCAGGTGGCGGCACCACGGATAGCTCCGCAGGAAGCAAGGCTAGGCGTGAGGCTGGGGAGGACAAGGAGGGATTCCTTTCCAAACTTAAGAAAATGTTTACCTCCTGATCTCCCAGCCGAGGTAGGAAAGCCCCTCTCTGGACCGATCCCTGTTTTCTCTCACTGTTACCAGTATTGCGCCCCCCGTCCCGAGGAGCCAGAAGAGGTGCCAGTGTAAAGCATGGCAAACCTGGCTCTACTCGGAGCTAGACCTCTAGGGGGAGAACACTGTGGCAGCCGGCCAGCAGACAGGGCTGACCGGGCTGCAGTGGCCGGCTTTCTGCTGTGCCCTCTTCCTGGAGAGGTTGTCTGGGGGCTGCTTCACAGCCCTCCTCACACCTGCTCCGAGGAGCTCTGCGTCCTGCAGTGGTGGGACCGGCTTGCCCACAGTCACAGGAGTGAATGGTAGCAGAGCCAGGCCTAGAACTCAGATCTCCTCAACTCCTGCCTGCTTTGTAGCTGCCTGTCTTGCCTGGGCAGCGCAGGGCGGGGGAGTCTGGGGGCGCTGCCGGGAGTCGTGATTGCCCACGATGGGGTCTTGGGACTCACTTTCAATTCCGCTCGTCCCCGGAGGCTAGGGCTCTTCATTCTCTGGGCACAGCTACTTCCCAGGGATTGATAGAAGCCCTCCGGCTGGGATGGGTTCTGTTGGGATGTCAAGTAAAGTGTGACCATTTGTCTCCTTGTCTCAGGAAAACGATCCACTGGAAACTAGGCCAGGAAGCAGCGGTCCCTCCTCGTGGCCAGGGCGCCTGGGAGACAGGAGGATCCAGAACAGCAGCCCTGAGCTCCTGCCTGCAGAGCCTTCTGGACTGTCTTGCAACAGCAGAATCACGTGACAACACATCTCTCCCCGGAAAGCTCACATGGACAGCCCCTGGTCAGTAAGCTGCAGCACTCTGAGGGCTGCTAGAGGTTTCCTGTCCACGGGTAGGTGACTCAGCATCCTCTGGCTCTGGCAGAGTAAGACAGCTGGACTCTTACAGTGCTAAAAGTCTAATTTGGAATCGAATGTGATGGAGATCTTAGTCAAAGAATTAAAGGCCATGCTTACAGCTTAAAAATGAAGCCTTAAGCTGCACCGACTCATGAAGTGATTACTTTCCTCTCAGCAAACCTGCAGAGGTTCCAGGATGGGTCCTTGCTGACAGATGGTCTTCACCGGGAACCTGGGGCCCCCAGGCCCCACCAGCGCCATCCTCCCCTGACAGGTTCTGCCGAGGCGTCAGTCGCTCTGCTTggagtttgtttttaattcccaAAGGTACCAGGCAGCTGCACAGTGGGTGCTTGGGGCCTGGGGGGCACATACGAAGGCCCTGAGGGTCCCTGGAGGTTCCACTCCTGACCTCAGGGGTGGTGGCTGATCCTCGTCAGGACGGTcgtcctccctcctgccccatccAGGATGGTGCCTGTCCCCTACTGTTGAgttctgttgttctaagccaggcgtggtggggtTCCTACTCTTCTGCTGAGCCACAGCCGCCGCGGCCACTGTGCCGGGCAGACCCCTGCTGCCTCAGGCGGGTACTCGGAGCCCTGCCACCGTGGCCAGCCGGGGCTTGGTTCTCACATACACTGCTGACGCCTATTTTCCAAAGGGTGTTTAGGTTATTCAGTGCTAATCATTGTCTTTTCCTGTGTAAGTGTTTGTTCAGAAAAGGAACGCACAGTCTAAGCGGTGGAAGGTTCCCCCCGTTCAGCCAGAGCGAGACACCCATTGCCCCAGCCCCTCTGGTAGCACGTTGCGGTTTCCCTGTGTTTCAGGATCCTTGAGCTATCGTAAGACAGGTCAATGAAGAACACTTCTCGAgagtttcctttctgttttcctttataattcactaaaataaaGCATCTATTAGTGTCTgatttaagaatgtaaaatgattcTGTATTAATGTAAATAAGATAATCTACtgcaaaaagatatttaaaatctaaattgtGGTCATTTCTTCCTTGAAAGAATTCAGACAACTTTCTGCAGGTGACTTAGCCGGGGTTTACTGGAGGGTCAGCTGGCCTCATCCACGTAGTCACgtccacccacacacacactgacagGTCTGGGTCACTGATGGTGCCGACTCCCACTGCCCAGTGCCCAGAGTGGCTATGAGACAACATTCACATTTCTAGGGTTCGGGTGTGACCTTTTCTTTGGGAGCCTGTGAGAAAGGAGCACGGCAGCCTCACCAGGTCTGCCATTGCTGTCTCCCTACTAGATTGTTTCCCCCCTCCCGTTTCAGAGTCTTTCATCTTTATACAtcaaatttttacttattatggTTTAACTAGTCTGGGCTCTCAGCAGAGCTCCAATGCCTGGCACAGCTGGAGGGGGCCCTGGCAGCTCCAGCTCAACCCACCCTGCATTCCGGGCTGAGCGAGGTGAGCTGTGAGGGTGTTCTCTGGGTCAGGGTGGGCAGAGACTGGGGAAAGAGCTGATGGAAAGAGGCTCAGCAGTGACTCTGCCCATCTCAGATACTTCCCAGTATTTTGATCAACAAAACATTTGTTACCCGCCTGCTGTGGACACTCagtatgggccaggcactgttctaggtccTGGGGACACAGCGCTGGGAAGGTGGACTGTGTCTCTTGTCCAGATTTAGTCCTGGAGAGGTCAGCCAGAGTCCCGTTCATGTCCTGCCTTCTGAAAGCAGAGGTCTGGAGAAAGACTTTGGAAGATAAAGGCGGGTTTCCTTGCTAGAGAGACACTATTATTGCTGTGCTGAACCCCTCAGGGAGTCAGAAGGTACACATTTGTTACCAGCCGCTGAGTTGGAGCTGGGCtgcaagatgattttttttttttttttttgagacaggatctcacactgtcacccaggctgggaaTATAgggcctgatcacagctcactgcagcctcaaactcccaggctcacgccatcctcccaccttggcctcctaaagtgctagaattacaggtgtgagctaccacacctggccaagatgATGTatctagaaatacaaaataaggcTGGGTGGTACTGACCCTGGGGCACAGGGCCAGGAACCACAAGGAGTGACAACAGGCTGGGTGTTTCCCACCCTCAGGCCTGGGGGACTCGAGCATCACCTAGGGATGGACACAGATGACCTCTCCTATCCTCTTCCTGACCTATCTCAGAAGCCCACACTTGGAGTCTATCCCTCCTACCCTGCCTGGGAGGCTCCTTCCCACCATGGGGACTTCAGCCTGCTCGTCCTACTTGGAAGCTGTCTATCTTTTGTGCATTTGTATCTGGCTCTCCCACTAAGTAAGCTCAAGGCAGGGAGCATCACTTTTTTGTGAATATTGTATAtagcagtggtctccaacctttttggcaccaaggactgttttcatggaagacaatttttccacagacaggcaggtgggggtgtatggttttgggatgattcaagcgcattacatttattgtgcactttatttctattacattgtaacataaaatgaaataattatacaactcaccataggctGGGGACCCCTGGATTGGATCCACCATGCTGGGAAGTTGTCAAAGAGATGCTTTAATCAATCAGTGGATGGACTGAATTTTTGTGGCTGAGGGTCCTGAGGCCCAGGGTGGGCTAGTCAGACAGCTGTGACAGTGCTTGTACAAGCGCCtacatgtgttaaaattcatagagcTGCCATGTATCCTTGGGGAATGACACATTCTCTCTGGGCCCTGTCCCTTTTCTCCACAATGAGCAAGGCGGACTGTTTCTGCCATGGTTTCACGTCCCGGCCTTTGCCTCGGGCAGCATCGCCTTTGCTCAACAGACTCTAGTGACTGTGCCCTGTGGTCCCCAGCTCCATCACACTCCTTTGCTTGTTCTTTCTTCCAGCCTGTTCTGAAGGTTGCCCACATCCTGGGCTGCTCCCTGGCGCCACCCCCAGTCCCACCCCAGGACAAGAGGGTGAGGAGGGAGATGGAGGTGGGCCTGTGTCTTCCCCGTCCCCTCCAGAGTCTGTCCGCAGCTGAAAGAACAGATAGCAGGTGGCCTCCTGAGCACTGAGCTCTCGGAGGTGAAGGGTGTGTGCGGGGACGTCAGAGGCACTGCCCCTGGTGGCTGGGCCTCCTCTCCATCCTACATTCCAAGTACAGCCGGAATAGGTCAGAATGCTCCATTTCACTAATTTGCCTAAACATAAGTTTAGGTCACTCATCTCGTCACCAActgagccctgcagccctggccactTGCTGACGCTTGTGGGAACTGTTATGCTGTtggtgccctgcctgccaccctgACCCAAGTCCCAGACACAGAGTCCTGTTCTTTTGGAAACCATCTGTGAGAACAATGGCtttatttaaaacactttttttttggtaatacgAGAAAGGATGACCTTGCCTCCCATCCCACACTCGGGGCTGTGAGGTGGGCAGGTCACAGCTGGGCGAAGTCCCCTTTATGCTGCTCCAGCCACTGGTCCAGCGTCTGGGCCTTGGGGTTGAGTCTCAGGGTCAACTCAATGTTGCGGTCGGGTTTCAGGGCGTAGAAACGGAACATGTTGGCCAGGTCCTGGGCTCCGGGGAAGCCAAGCTTCTCGTAGTCCTCAGGCGTGGCCTGGAAGCAGAGGCAGCCGGTCATGTTCCATGTCCTCCAGCGCcccggggaggagggggggaggctGGGTGAGTCGGGGTCTCCCAGCCTGCTACACCCAGAGCCACCGGTGGTATCTCGGCTGCAACCTGAGTTTCTCACCACGAGGCTGTTCGAAAACTTTCTACTAAAGCTGAAAGTTCAGACACCCACTGTTCTCATGAACTACTTGACATTCAAGGTCGGTTTAAAGACTGTTCTTTCAAGATCATGAGATGAAAACTTCTCAGTACCTTCCAAATTGAGGCTCTGCTTGCATCATTTTGCTCAAAAACCGAAGCTTTCCCTACTGAACTGAATCTTAACTCCTCAGATTCTTGAATTTTCCATTACCCGCATCAGGccttttataaaaatgctaataCATGCTCATTTAGTGCATGATTTTGAGGTGCTAGCATTGTGTTAAGAAAGGTTTTATACTGCTTagtttgtttaatcctcacaacctaAAGAGGAGGATACCAATAAtacacccattttacaaataaggaaactaaggcagagaGGGGTCAGGGAGTGTGTCCAGGCCCACATGCCGGTGGGCCTAGAGGGCTGATGCCGGGGtctgagtccaggagtgtgaCCACCGCACCCCTCCCTGCAACCCCTCCCTGTACTGCTCTGCTTGGGTGTAGGTGGGCTCTGTGGCTGTCTTTTAATGACTTGGTGTTTCCCAGATTTTAATGAGTAGGTCTTAATGGGAATGACAGACATTAGAAACAAGGCACCCAGGGTTAGGGACACGAAGCCTAAGAGTCAGCAGGGAGAGTGAGATAGCGGgtctcccacccacccagccaggccacATGGGGCTGGGGCTGCGCTCACCTTTCCAGCCTCCCTCCCTGACCTTCCCTCCACACCACACCCCTTAGAGGAGCCAGCAGGTCCTGCCTTCCTACCCTTTCTTGCCTTGGCTCttaccatcccctcctcctggaaATCTTTCTCTCTACTTGGTCTAAACACCTGAAccaggtcgggcgcggtggctcatgcctgtaatcctagcactctgggaggccaaggcgggcggattgctcaaggtcaggagttcaaaaccagcttgagcaagagcgagaccccgtttctactataaatagaaagaaattaattggccaactaatatatgtagaaaaaattagccgggcatggtggcgcatgcctgtagccgcagctactcgggaggctgaggcagcaggatcgcttgagcccaggagtttgaggttgctgtgagctaggctgatgccacagcactcactgtagcctgggcaacaaagcgagactctgtctcaaaaacaaacaaacaaacaaaataaacacctGAACCAGAAATTTCACTCTGACCACCCTTAGCACAGCATAAATGTTAACAATTAACAAATGAACTTAAGAGTTACCTTGCCCAGCGGGGTGGGGCAGCCCTAAATACTCTTTCCCTATAGCTCCATAAAGCCCCACCAGGAGTTAGAAGGACCTGACCAAGGCTGCCTGagtcctgggggagggaggagcccaCCTTGGCATCATGCACAGCCTTGCCAGTGTGCTTGGTGAGTAGGGCGGCGTACTCCTCGGCCGTGTGCCTGCAGGTGCTGAGCCCGATGTTCTGGCCAACATATTCCTCTGGCGTCTTCAGCAGGCTGAGCACCACAGGGCCCAGGTCGGCCACAGCTATGCCGTCCATGGGAACATCACCCATGGGCAAGCCTGTGGGGTGAGGAGAGATAAGCTGCCTTGTGCCCCAGGGGCAGAACTCGCCTCCAAAGGGTCAGAGCCGGTTTCCTGCCTGTCAGCCTTGGTGTCTGTGGTGGTGCAGAGGCAGCAGGGGAGTCAGGAGGGAATCTGGGCACTGCCCCCGGTGGGCCACTCAGGGTCTCTGAGCCGGGCCAGCTGCATTCCCGGAACGTGGACGGGAACCTGGACCTGCCCCCTCGCCCAGGGCTGAGTCGacagacaaaggaaaagaaaggcctGGTGCACACAGTCCTGCGGATCTGGAGGTAGCAGCCCTGCAGTGCTCCATCGCATCCTGATTTCCTGGAAGCTGGAATATCCACCTATGGGTGGAGACTCCAAATATCAACTCAATCAGCAGGAATCCAGGTTAACCAAATGCTTGGGCCAGCCCAGAGCAGCACATCCACAAGGGGCTCACTAAatatgaatagatgaatgaatgaatgactcctTCCAGGTTCTGGTTTAGTAGGTGAGGAGGCAGGCGTGGCCCCAGGAGTGCTTGGGTCCTGCCATCCTCACCTAGAGGAAGGTGCTGCATCAGATCACCCAGAGAGCTCAAGGGAATGAAGTATCAGCACGAGGCTCTGCTCACTGGGAGGGCAGGACTCCCCCAGGCTCCCTGCCAGTGCTGACGTGCTCTTGTGCCCCGTGAACTGGTGTTCATGCAGAGGGTGAGGCCTGGCCAGCTGGAGGCACCGGCCCCTCCCACTCTGGCCTCGTTCTCATCCACTGCAGGACACAAGTTGGGTAAGGAAGGAACCTTCCAAGCCCAGGCCAGGGCATCCAGCCCATTTATAGATTTGCCAGCGGGCACCGAGAAGAGCTTTCCTATTTTGTGAAATGTACAACTGAACCACATCACCCAAATCCTcttctcctcatctataaaacctAACAACTGTGCTCCTCTCTGTGAAGCTTTCCAATGGACAGAACATCACACTGCACTATCCTGAGAATTCTCATGGCCCCTGCGACTGTCGCTgttatgcccatttcacagaatAGAAAGCCAAGGCCCAGGGAGGTTACAGGACTTGCTCAGTCCCAGGCCGAAGGTGATGGAGCCAAGGCCCGTGCCCAGTACCATGTGATGATGAGCCCGCTTTCTGCTACAACTACAGCATCACAAGGTGAGAACCCCGCCTCACTGTGCAAGAGGAAGGGCACTCACTCAGCAGATAGCTCTTTCCATCTGGGGCTTTCTTGGGCAGGAAGTAGGAGAGGAGGTTCTCGAAATAGTAGGGCAACCTTACGCTGGTCATGGGGACGCCAATGTCCCGGAAATATTCCTCCACCTGCCCTTTGCCATCAAAGTGGCCCGCTGCCAGTCTCCCTGCCGTCAGCTTCTTGATGTTCTCCAGGCCACTGTAGACCACGTAGCGCAGGCCCAGGCGCTTGGCCAGATCGGCCAGCAGCTTTCCCTGGTGGGCAGAAAAGGAGAGCATGGGGCTAAGAGGAAGGAGGTGTGTCCCTAGTCACTGCCTGAGGCTGAGAGCCAGACCCCACTCACCCCTAAGGAAGCCCAGTCTTCTGGAATGATGCTCACACAGAGGACCACACCTGCTCACATGGAACTGGAAGCCTTCTACCACCCAGACTCTTAAGAGTTACTTCTCCACAACTCTTGGGTCATGCTAGACTACAGCCCACCATGTGCAACATGGGAGGGTGGGCAGGTCTGCTGCGGTGGAGGCCCATATGATGGTGCACATGTCCCATCTCTGCTGCTCTGAGCGCATCCTGCCCAGGGAGTTTGTCCGTCTTCCTTACAGAGCCCTGGGAGTCAGAGGCGCCACAGCTCAGCAGTTAAACACACAggctaggccaggcgcagtggctcacgcctgtaatcctagcactctgggaggccgaggtgggcggattgctcgaggtcaggagtttgaaaccagcctgagcaagagtgaaaccccgtctctactataaatagaaattaattggctaactaatatatagagaaaaaattagccgggcatggtggcgcatacctgtagtcccagctactcgggaggctgaggcaggaggattgcttgagcccaggagtgtgaggttgctgtgagctaggctgacgccatggcactcactctagcctgggcaacaaagtgagactctgtctcaaaaaaacccacaaaaaccaaaacacacaGGCTACTTAGGTTTCAAGGAGTCTCTGCAacatactagctgtgtgacccaggaCAAATGATTAAATCATCATGGCCAGTcacggtggctcctgcctgtaatcctagcactctgagaggccaaagctggaggatcgtttgagcccaggagttccagaccagcctgagcaagagcaagaccccgtctctactaaaaatagaaaaattagccgggcatggtggcgcacatctgtagtcccagctacttgggaggctgaggcaggaggatcgcttgagccctggaatttgaggttgctgtgagctaggctgacgccagggtactctagcctgggtaacagagcactctgtctcaaaaaacaaacaaacaaaacgtTGGTTTTACAGAAAGTGTAAAAAGTCACTGGATGATGTAAAGTAGAAGAGTGATTgcccggggtggggtggggggacagggagtGATTGCTAATGAATACACAGTTTCTTCtgagatgaaaatgttttagaattagagagaggtggtggttgtacaactttgtgaatatgctaaaaactactaaattgtatactttaaaatggtgaatgactaatatctcaaaaagaaaaagagaagtcatTAGATAAGGACGCAGCAGTTTCCACCCTCATCACAGCCTAGGACGCAAATGGGAAGAGAGGCCTGCAGTGGTCAGCCCTGTCTGGTGCCTGCTACGATGTCCTGCTCTAGCCCTGGCCTCCCACACCCTCCCGCCTGCCCTTACCTGCTTGACCTCCTGCTCCTGGCTGCAATTTTCCCAGTAGTTGGTCACAATGAAGGTGGCATGAGCCCCAGTCAGGGCCAGCTCCATGCTGGCCTGGTCATCCTGGTCTCCCTGCACTACTTCTGCACCTTGCAGCCTCAGCTCCTTCGCTGCCTTCTGCCCAGGGTCCCGGGTCACCACTCGAACCCTAAATGTCCCATCTTCCAGGAGCGTGCGGGCCACTGAGCCACCCTGGGCACCTGTGAAGAGTCAGAAAGACACCCTTGGTCAAACCTGCTGCAGTCCCCCAGAAGGGAAAAGCCCTCCAGGGTGTGGAAGGAGCCCCAGGTATCTATCTGCGTGTGTGTGAAGAGATGTAGCTACATGGGTGCTCATTACTGTACAGCAAAGGActagaaatgtccagaataggcaaatccatggatAGCAAAAGTAGACGGGTGCTTTCCAGGGGTTGGCTGGGAGGACAAGAATGAGGAGTAAATGTTAATGGGtaaggggtttctttttggggtaaagTGTTCTCAAACTGATTGTGGTGGTGGCAGCACAACTCCGCAAATATACCAGAAACCAATATTAGCAAGGTGCCTGGaatttaccaaaaagaaagaaatcaataacCTGCACACTTTAAGTGGGTGGATcacatggtatgtgaattatacctcaataaagctgttatatattaaatatatgcaaagaaaaaataggtGGGGCAAAATAATATGCTACCATCTGAAAAAacatctatgtatatatacatagatgcTCTGGTAGAATACAAGAAACTTGGTAACAGTGATGgacggggtggcagggcaagtgggaAGGAGATTTACTTCTGGTACCATGGTTCAAGTACTCCTATTCCAAGAAgttaaagtaattaattttttaagaattcaaCATCcagccaagcgcggtggctctagcctgtaaccccagcactgtgggaggctgaggcaggagggtcgcctgagcccaggagttggaggtcgcagtgagctaggctgacgccaccgcactcagccGGGGCCGCAcagcgaaactctgtctctaaaacaaacaaccccccccccaaaaaacaaaaaaactcaaaatcgACCCGCGCCGGTTGCTGCGGCCAGGCCCGCCCGGGTGGGGTCCGAGCGCCCGCAGCCCGCCCCCCGGACGCCGCGGGGCTCCGCGTACCTGTGGCTCCGAACACCACCACCAGCTTCTTGTCCGCCatgcgcggggcgggggcggccggcCGCGACCTCGGGGTGCCGCGGGCCCCGAACCTGCCCGGTGCGACGCTCTCCCCTCCGCCGCTCGGCGGGACCAcccggccaggccccgccccgcgggcACAGCGCCCCCTGCCGGCCGGCCGCGGCGCAGCACCCGActccgccccgcccgccgcccctccccgcgCGGGCACAGCGCCCCCTGCCGGCCGGCCGCGGCGCAGCACCCgactccgccccgccccgccgcccctccccgcgCGGCCGATGGTTcctgccgccccgcccccaccccgacCCGCTTCCGGTGCGGGGTCGCCGCGGGCGCAGCGGAGCGAACGGGTGCGGAGCGGCCCTGAGCCGGCCGCGCGGACTCGGGGAACTCTGGGTCCGTCCGCGGGGGGCGACAACGGGGAGCAAGGGAAAAGGGACCTCTTTATCTTCCACGGACGTCTGAGTTGGGTGTCGCCTACAGATGACTAAATCTGGGTCGCTCAGCCTTCGCCTCTGAGCCCGGGTCTGCTGGAGTTCTCTACCCGActcacttttgtgtgtgtgtgtgagacagagtctccctttgttgcccaggctagagtgagtgccatggcctcagcctggctcaagcgatcctcctgcctcagcctccccagtagctgggactacaggcatgcgccaccatgcccagctaattttttctatatatttttagttggccaattaatttctttctagaatgGTTTTTAACAGAAATGTGAGATTTCTTTGTGTTCAGCTAAAACTCAGATATGCACCCCTCTCAGCCCTCTACTGCAGACTTCACTGCCAACAGGGTGGGAGCGGTcactttctcattcattcatcccaaaATGTACTGGTCttgac contains:
- the NMRAL1 gene encoding nmrA-like family domain-containing protein 1, whose amino-acid sequence is MADKKLVVVFGATGAQGGSVARTLLEDGTFRVRVVTRDPGQKAAKELRLQGAEVVQGDQDDQASMELALTGAHATFIVTNYWENCSQEQEVKQGKLLADLAKRLGLRYVVYSGLENIKKLTAGRLAAGHFDGKGQVEEYFRDIGVPMTSVRLPYYFENLLSYFLPKKAPDGKSYLLSLPMGDVPMDGIAVADLGPVVLSLLKTPEEYVGQNIGLSTCRHTAEEYAALLTKHTGKAVHDAKATPEDYEKLGFPGAQDLANMFRFYALKPDRNIELTLRLNPKAQTLDQWLEQHKGDFAQL